A segment of the Streptococcus dysgalactiae subsp. dysgalactiae genome:
CTTGATGACAGCCACACCACCAGCTAATTTCGCCAAGCGTTCTTGTAATTTTTCACGGTCAAAGTCAGACGTTGTGGTTTCCAGTTGTGACTTAATCAAGCCAACACGGTTGGCTATGGCTTCGGAACTTCCTGCACCTTCCACAATAACTGTGCTGTCTTTATCCACAGTCACTTTAGCGGCTTGACCAAGAGCTGGCATCGTAGCGTCTTTCAACTCAAGACCTAAGTCTTCTGTAATGACTGTACCACCTGTCAAGATAGCGATGTCCTCAAGCATGGCTTTACGGCGATCACCAAATCCTGGAGCTTTGACAGCAACCACATTGAAAGTACCACGAATTTTATTCAAAACAAGGGTTGGAAGAGCTTCGCCATCAACGTCATCGGCGATAATCAACAATGGACGGTTGGTTTTGAGAACTTCCTCAAGCAATGGAAGAATGTCTTGGATGTTTGACACTTTTTTGTCAGTAATCAAGATAAATGGGTTCTCAAGGTCGGCAACCATTTTTTCATTGTCTGTGACCATGTATTGAGACAGGTAACCACGGTCAAACTGCATGCCTTCTACCACTTCAAGCTCTGTCTCCATACCACGTGATTCTTCGATAGTAATGACACCGTCATTACCCACACGTTCCATGGCTTCTGAAATGTATTCTCCAACTTTTTCAGAACGAGATGACACAGCAGCAACTTGAGCAATGGCTTCTTTACCAGAAACAGGCTGAGCAATCGCTTTCAAGGCTTCAACGGCTGTTGCTGTTGCTGTTTCAATCCCACGACGAATGCCAATTGGGTTGGCACCAGCAGTTACATTTTTAAGCCCTTCACGGACGATAGCTTGTGTCAATACTGTTGCAGTTGTGGTTCCGTCACCTGCGATATCGTTAGTTTTAGAAGCAACTTCAGAAACCAATTTAGCTCCCATATTCTCAAAATGGTCTTCTAATTCAATCTCTTTAGCAATGGTAACCCCGTCATTGGTAATCAAAGGAGACCCAAAAGCTTTTTCAAGAACCACATTACGACCTTTAGGACCAAGCGTTACTTTTACCGTGTCCGCTAACATATCAACCCCACGCACCATAGCAGCACGCGCATCTGCTGAAAATTTAATATCTTTTGACATATTCAATCCTTCTTTCTATACAGAGATTTCTCGTCTTATTCTGCGACAATCGCGATGATATCAGATTCACGAATGATAGACACCTTTTCACCATCAACAGTTACTTCCAAGTCATGTCCGTTTTCAACCAACACTTCCTGCCCAACGGCTACTGACGGAAGAACAGCATCACCAGTAATGCTACGGATGCCATTTTCGCTGACAGCAACAACTGTCGCTCTACGTGTTGACTCTTTATGAGTTCCTGCCAGAACAAAACCACCGACGGTCTGTTCTTTGTCTTCGTCAAATCTTACGACCACACGGTCACCTAATGGTTTTAACATGTATATTTCCTCCAATAAAAGAATTTTTAGTCATTTAGCACTCTTATTGCATGAGTGCTAAATCTCTCCTCTATTTTATCACTTGGTCAAAAATAGTCAAGAAAAAAGAGTCTGTTTTCATAAGAACAGACTCTCTATTGTTCAGTGGCTCTTAGCAACTCCGTTAGTGATAGGGAATCACTCAATGTTAAAGCTGAGTTTTCCATGAGAAAGACCAATTTTCAGGGTATGACCACTTGCCAATTCACCAGCAAGAATCAATTCAGACAATTTATCTTCCACCTGAGTTTGCAAAGTACGGCGCAATGGACGAGCACCCATTTCTACATCGTACCCTTCTTCTGATAAATACTTGAGGGCCATTGGCTGGAATTTAAGGGTAATGCCTTTTTCTGCCAAAGTAGTCATCAACGGCTGCACCATAATCTTGACCACTTCTCTCATATTATCCTGAGTGAGGCTGTGGAAGACAACCTTTTCATCAATTCGGTTGATAAATTCTGGTCGGTAAGTTTTCTTCAACTCTTCCAAAATCCGTTTTTCCATGGCTTGGTGGTCATGGCTAATGCCTTTTGCCCCAAAGCCAACT
Coding sequences within it:
- the groL gene encoding chaperonin GroEL (60 kDa chaperone family; promotes refolding of misfolded polypeptides especially under stressful conditions; forms two stacked rings of heptamers to form a barrel-shaped 14mer; ends can be capped by GroES; misfolded proteins enter the barrel where they are refolded when GroES binds) — its product is MSKDIKFSADARAAMVRGVDMLADTVKVTLGPKGRNVVLEKAFGSPLITNDGVTIAKEIELEDHFENMGAKLVSEVASKTNDIAGDGTTTATVLTQAIVREGLKNVTAGANPIGIRRGIETATATAVEALKAIAQPVSGKEAIAQVAAVSSRSEKVGEYISEAMERVGNDGVITIEESRGMETELEVVEGMQFDRGYLSQYMVTDNEKMVADLENPFILITDKKVSNIQDILPLLEEVLKTNRPLLIIADDVDGEALPTLVLNKIRGTFNVVAVKAPGFGDRRKAMLEDIAILTGGTVITEDLGLELKDATMPALGQAAKVTVDKDSTVIVEGAGSSEAIANRVGLIKSQLETTTSDFDREKLQERLAKLAGGVAVIKVGAATETALKEMKLRIEDALNATRAAVEEGIVAGGGTALITAIEKVAALELDGDDATGRNIVLRALEEPVRQIAFNAGYEGSVVIDKLKNSPVGTGFNAATGEWVDMIAAGIIDPVKVTRSALQNAASVASLILTTEAVVANKPEPAAPAMPAGMDPGMMGGF
- the groES gene encoding co-chaperone GroES, producing MLKPLGDRVVVRFDEDKEQTVGGFVLAGTHKESTRRATVVAVSENGIRSITGDAVLPSVAVGQEVLVENGHDLEVTVDGEKVSIIRESDIIAIVAE